In Mycolicibacterium phocaicum, one DNA window encodes the following:
- a CDS encoding DUF899 domain-containing protein → MQKPEIVSAAEWDAALEKMLVAEKECTRRRDQLAAMRRRMPWTPVTKGYTFVGPDGETSLVELFGGRRQLVIYRAFFEEGVQGWPEHACRGCSIIADNVGHVAHLNARDTTLAFASRAPQPDIARMAARMGWKMPWYTITDDFDVDFGVHEWHGTNAFIRDGDTVYRTYFINNRGDEALGTSWSYLDMTALGRQESWEDSPPGYPQDPPYEWWDWHDTYGEHRPSRWFGDPDPSKPDDPRPPRKEGCASCER, encoded by the coding sequence ATGCAGAAACCCGAGATCGTGTCCGCGGCCGAATGGGACGCCGCGCTGGAGAAGATGCTTGTCGCGGAAAAGGAATGCACCCGGCGGCGCGACCAATTGGCCGCGATGCGGCGCCGCATGCCGTGGACGCCGGTCACGAAGGGCTACACGTTCGTCGGTCCGGACGGTGAGACGAGCCTCGTCGAGTTGTTCGGTGGGCGACGGCAACTCGTCATCTACCGGGCGTTCTTCGAGGAGGGTGTGCAGGGCTGGCCTGAGCACGCCTGCCGCGGCTGCTCGATTATCGCCGACAACGTCGGACACGTCGCGCATCTCAACGCCCGCGACACCACCCTGGCGTTCGCCTCGCGCGCGCCGCAGCCTGACATCGCGCGGATGGCGGCCCGGATGGGCTGGAAAATGCCCTGGTACACCATCACCGACGACTTCGACGTCGACTTCGGCGTGCACGAGTGGCACGGCACCAACGCCTTCATCCGTGACGGCGACACCGTCTATCGCACCTACTTCATCAACAACCGCGGAGACGAAGCACTGGGCACCTCGTGGAGCTATCTCGACATGACGGCGCTCGGCCGCCAGGAGAGCTGGGAGGATTCCCCGCCCGGATACCCCCAGGACCCGCCGTACGAATGGTGGGACTGGCACGACACGTACGGCGAGCATCGGCCCTCCCGGTGGTTCGGTGACCCCGACCCCAGCAAGCCTGACGATCCCCGTCCACCGCGCAAAGAAGGGTGCGCCTCCTGTGAGCGATGA
- a CDS encoding ArsR/SmtB family transcription factor yields the protein MVEDQVLDRAYAALADPTRRRLLETLRQGDARITDLAAPLPMTFAGVSRHIGVLESAGLVQRDVRGRERWVSLRPDGLTMAQQWINEQSNFWSVRADALADRLRRKGNGQ from the coding sequence ATGGTTGAAGATCAGGTGCTGGACCGGGCCTACGCCGCCCTGGCCGATCCGACGCGCCGCCGGCTACTGGAGACGCTGCGACAAGGCGATGCGCGCATCACCGACCTCGCCGCGCCGCTGCCCATGACATTCGCCGGCGTCTCCCGGCATATCGGCGTGCTGGAATCGGCCGGCCTGGTGCAACGCGATGTCCGCGGCCGGGAACGGTGGGTATCCCTGCGCCCCGATGGGTTGACCATGGCGCAGCAGTGGATCAACGAACAGTCAAACTTCTGGTCGGTGCGGGCGGATGCCCTCGCAGACCGCTTGCGTCGCAAAGGAAATGGTCAATGA
- a CDS encoding SRPBCC family protein — MTEPVTVRVQRVMPAVPDVVFGEWLDVESLADWMCPRPSRCVAITVEPHVGGKLQFDVDHDATGTIVLIIGHFLAIDRPRLLRFTWSNSNWPDPTMASVVNVTFEPHGDGETLMEIEHSLLPSHEYDNFHNGWALTAEQLETVLRSRQGS, encoded by the coding sequence ATGACAGAACCCGTCACCGTACGCGTGCAGCGCGTCATGCCGGCCGTCCCCGACGTGGTGTTCGGCGAGTGGCTCGATGTCGAGTCACTGGCGGACTGGATGTGCCCGCGCCCGTCCCGGTGCGTCGCCATCACCGTCGAGCCCCACGTCGGCGGCAAGTTGCAGTTCGACGTCGACCATGATGCCACCGGCACCATCGTTCTGATCATCGGGCACTTCCTGGCGATCGACCGCCCGCGCCTGCTGCGGTTCACCTGGAGCAATTCGAACTGGCCCGACCCGACGATGGCCAGCGTCGTCAACGTCACCTTCGAACCCCACGGCGACGGCGAGACGCTCATGGAGATCGAACACTCGCTCCTGCCATCGCACGAGTACGACAACTTCCACAATGGCTGGGCGCTGACGGCCGAACAGTTGGAGACGGTGCTGCGAAGCCGTCAAGGCAGTTAG
- a CDS encoding Ig-like domain-containing protein: MVLAPTTTAPTRTTGPIGTILGALNHLVTQFTKQFLAPAPNTSEPFTPMLWALMGWVRRDLFNQAPTLKYNPTTTVQTGQTITGDLSATDPEHDKLTYTVTQAPQNGTVTIDQATGKFTYTPNDINYTAAQTDSFTVSVSDGNKLNLLNLFRPHSASTTADLTVLNPTVNRVIMNLPAGITNPSRPRFTSDGKAIVFGAEPAAGGRQEIYQMNIDGTGVTCVTCGVSTNITGDLQKPLPFEDGSGRILLRLTTGTDKYRYVVYEDGANGRQLVPLTTPSSPTYVLDSQREMKISPDGTHVLFSRLELGTNNYVAIIPVVGKLVRTDTGYEVDDATVVAPYGEGKSWTPDGKSVIIMGGQYDAGNVDAIKVDLATGNITRETAGLDYEENVFESPNEQWIVTGSTRGLDALTPMSRIQRPAFLPSYIVGPVYTAYAADPINVSNQAWVVALGDELERENGLPLIVPGDGYAGQSMPGWNSDGSAVAFWEQNKDNPTDTRMVIANLKYTTSVGGLQGTTTTPQLSSTLPKLSSYVPSAPALPPTGTYAGAGGGTAVVSEAADPNDSTRTIRTVTYTDYVNELGEVLNGTESTNSNASQLYIHYTADIAVTGKHTGSLEADATVTNRQTYSGYITSDVDGDVQNLMDQNKIDEAKQNV; encoded by the coding sequence GTGGTGCTCGCGCCCACCACCACCGCACCGACCCGCACAACCGGACCCATCGGCACCATCCTCGGCGCGCTGAACCACCTCGTCACCCAGTTCACCAAACAGTTCCTCGCCCCCGCACCGAACACTTCCGAACCGTTCACCCCCATGCTGTGGGCACTGATGGGCTGGGTGCGCCGCGACCTGTTCAACCAAGCACCGACACTCAAATACAACCCCACCACAACCGTCCAAACCGGCCAGACCATCACCGGCGACCTCAGCGCAACCGACCCCGAACACGACAAACTCACCTACACCGTCACCCAAGCGCCCCAGAACGGCACCGTCACCATCGACCAAGCCACCGGCAAGTTCACCTACACCCCGAACGACATCAATTACACTGCAGCACAAACCGATTCATTCACCGTATCGGTCAGCGACGGCAACAAACTCAACCTGCTCAACCTGTTCCGGCCCCACAGCGCCAGCACCACGGCCGACCTCACCGTCCTCAACCCCACCGTCAACCGCGTCATCATGAACCTGCCCGCCGGCATCACCAATCCCAGCCGGCCCCGCTTCACTTCAGACGGGAAGGCCATTGTCTTCGGTGCCGAACCGGCAGCGGGCGGCCGCCAGGAGATCTACCAGATGAATATCGACGGCACCGGCGTCACATGCGTGACCTGTGGGGTGTCGACGAACATCACCGGCGACCTCCAAAAGCCGCTACCGTTCGAAGACGGTTCGGGACGGATTCTGCTGAGGCTCACGACCGGCACGGACAAGTACCGGTACGTCGTCTACGAAGACGGTGCAAACGGCAGACAGCTGGTCCCGCTCACCACGCCGTCCAGCCCGACGTATGTCCTTGACTCGCAACGGGAGATGAAGATATCGCCCGACGGCACGCACGTGCTGTTCAGCCGACTCGAGTTGGGCACTAACAACTACGTCGCAATCATTCCCGTCGTGGGCAAGTTGGTGCGCACCGACACCGGGTATGAAGTTGACGACGCAACTGTGGTGGCGCCCTATGGCGAGGGCAAGTCTTGGACGCCCGACGGTAAGAGCGTGATCATCATGGGCGGTCAGTACGACGCGGGCAACGTGGATGCCATCAAGGTCGACCTCGCCACCGGGAATATCACTCGCGAAACTGCCGGCCTCGACTACGAGGAAAACGTATTCGAATCACCCAACGAACAATGGATTGTCACCGGAAGTACGCGCGGCCTGGATGCGCTGACGCCAATGTCGCGGATCCAACGACCGGCGTTCCTGCCTTCCTACATCGTCGGCCCCGTCTACACCGCTTACGCAGCCGATCCGATAAACGTCTCCAATCAAGCGTGGGTGGTGGCGCTCGGCGATGAGCTCGAGCGGGAAAACGGTCTGCCACTGATTGTCCCAGGTGACGGTTACGCCGGACAAAGCATGCCAGGGTGGAATTCTGACGGCAGTGCTGTTGCCTTCTGGGAACAGAACAAAGACAACCCGACCGATACCCGAATGGTCATCGCCAACCTGAAGTACACCACGAGCGTCGGCGGCCTTCAGGGGACCACAACGACGCCTCAGCTGTCGTCGACCTTGCCAAAGTTGAGCAGCTATGTTCCCAGCGCGCCGGCACTTCCGCCGACGGGGACGTACGCCGGGGCCGGTGGAGGTACAGCCGTGGTCAGTGAGGCTGCAGATCCGAACGATTCGACTCGAACGATCCGGACCGTCACCTACACCGATTACGTCAATGAGTTGGGTGAGGTTCTCAACGGCACGGAGTCGACGAATTCGAACGCCAGTCAGTTGTATATCCACTACACAGCCGACATCGCGGTGACGGGAAAGCACACCGGTTCGCTCGAGGCCGACGCTACCGTGACCAATCGCCAAACCTACAGCGGCTACATCACCTCAGATGTCGACGGCGACGTGCAAAACCTCATGGACCAGAACAAGATCGACGAGGCCAAACAGAACGTCTAA
- a CDS encoding TetR/AcrR family transcriptional regulator, which produces MTSGHERDGGSPIDTRRRLLDSAQVLISRHGFGGTSLQMIADELGFTKAAIYYHFRTRDQLLVALMEPMLHQISQVVEMAESQRTPRVQIDTLVQGFARVVARNRQLAAVMVFDPDVHRILQLQPDWGNLIGRQLALLTQLDSGPTGVIKATAVLTGLAGAATGAPESVSEDVLVQELCEIGRRTMGLRPVRRPSAGDSTARSLPQADTGRWKDFVADA; this is translated from the coding sequence ATGACGTCCGGGCACGAGAGAGATGGTGGCTCGCCGATCGACACACGGCGGCGGTTGCTCGACAGTGCGCAGGTACTGATCAGCCGGCACGGCTTCGGCGGCACGTCGTTGCAGATGATCGCCGACGAACTTGGTTTCACAAAAGCGGCCATCTACTACCATTTTCGGACTCGCGACCAGTTGCTGGTGGCGCTGATGGAGCCTATGTTGCATCAGATCAGCCAGGTGGTCGAGATGGCGGAGAGCCAACGTACGCCGCGCGTCCAGATCGACACCTTGGTGCAGGGGTTTGCCCGGGTCGTCGCGAGGAACCGTCAGCTGGCGGCGGTGATGGTCTTCGACCCAGACGTGCACCGCATCCTTCAGTTACAGCCCGACTGGGGCAATCTCATCGGGCGTCAGCTGGCGCTGCTCACCCAATTGGACTCTGGTCCAACGGGAGTCATCAAGGCAACGGCCGTACTCACCGGTCTTGCCGGAGCGGCCACCGGCGCCCCGGAAAGCGTCAGTGAGGACGTGCTGGTCCAAGAACTGTGCGAGATCGGCCGCCGCACGATGGGGCTGCGGCCGGTGCGGCGCCCCAGTGCCGGCGACTCGACGGCCCGCTCACTGCCGCAGGCTGACACCGGACGGTGGAAGGACTTCGTGGCGGACGCTTGA
- the ltrA gene encoding group II intron reverse transcriptase/maturase has product MSPVNTDELELALMLARQRVLKIQTKLHRWARDDPHRRFDDLFNLVTDPAFMLVAWDRVSGNKGAATAGVDRRTASSITAGQGIEAFLDELRSQVRDRSFRPLPVRERMIPKTGGALRRLGIPTVTDRVVQASLKLVLEPIFEADFLPCSYGFRPKRRAHDAVAEVRYLATRPRCYDWVVEGDIKACFDEIDHTALMGRVRRRVGDNRVLGLVKAFLKAGIFTEDGLLADSTAGTPQGGILSPLLANVALSVLDEHIAGLSGGPATGSVERARRLRHGQPNFRLVRYADDWCLMVRGTRAQAEALREDIAAVLATMGLRLSPDKTLITHIDEGLDFLGWHIQRRRKRGTSCSYVYVHPSTKSVLAVKRKIKTLRRTVEPSQPLDDLLRRINSTLQGWAGYFRAGVSSATFSYLSHYTWQTVWRWLRRKHRKSTWKQLRRRYCGGGWWPTTEDRMLIDLEKIGTTRYRYRGAVIPSPWPTPEEDTTAA; this is encoded by the coding sequence ATGTCGCCGGTGAATACCGACGAGCTGGAGTTGGCGCTGATGCTGGCGCGGCAACGGGTACTGAAGATCCAGACCAAGCTGCACCGTTGGGCACGCGATGATCCTCATCGCCGGTTCGACGATCTGTTCAACCTCGTCACTGATCCCGCGTTCATGTTGGTGGCGTGGGATCGGGTCAGCGGGAACAAGGGTGCCGCCACGGCCGGGGTCGATCGACGCACCGCGTCGTCCATCACGGCTGGGCAGGGTATCGAGGCGTTCCTCGATGAACTGCGGTCGCAGGTAAGGGACCGCAGTTTCCGCCCGTTGCCGGTGCGCGAGCGGATGATCCCCAAGACCGGTGGTGCGTTGCGCCGCTTGGGGATTCCGACCGTGACCGATCGGGTGGTCCAGGCATCGTTGAAGTTGGTGTTGGAGCCGATCTTCGAGGCGGATTTCCTGCCGTGTTCCTACGGTTTCCGTCCGAAGCGCCGCGCTCATGATGCGGTGGCCGAAGTGCGTTACCTCGCAACACGTCCCCGGTGTTACGACTGGGTTGTTGAGGGAGACATCAAGGCCTGTTTCGATGAGATCGACCACACGGCCCTGATGGGCCGGGTGCGTCGACGCGTCGGGGACAACCGTGTCCTGGGATTGGTGAAGGCGTTCCTCAAGGCGGGCATCTTCACCGAGGACGGCCTGCTGGCGGACAGCACCGCCGGAACCCCGCAGGGTGGGATTCTTTCGCCGTTGTTGGCCAATGTGGCGTTGTCGGTGCTCGACGAACACATCGCCGGGTTGTCGGGTGGTCCGGCCACCGGCTCGGTGGAGCGTGCTCGACGACTTCGTCACGGGCAGCCGAACTTTCGGCTGGTCCGCTACGCCGATGACTGGTGTCTGATGGTGCGGGGCACCAGAGCCCAGGCCGAAGCACTACGGGAGGACATCGCCGCCGTGTTGGCGACGATGGGGTTGCGTCTGTCGCCGGATAAGACCCTGATCACCCACATCGACGAGGGGCTGGACTTTCTCGGGTGGCACATCCAGCGTCGCCGCAAACGAGGCACCAGCTGCAGCTACGTCTACGTTCATCCGTCCACGAAGTCCGTGTTGGCGGTCAAACGGAAGATCAAGACGCTGCGCCGAACAGTCGAACCCAGCCAGCCGCTCGATGACCTGCTGCGCCGGATCAACTCGACGCTGCAGGGCTGGGCGGGATATTTCCGGGCCGGGGTGTCCTCGGCGACCTTCTCCTACCTGAGCCACTACACGTGGCAGACGGTGTGGCGTTGGCTGCGCCGAAAACACCGCAAATCGACCTGGAAACAGTTGCGCCGCCGCTACTGCGGCGGCGGCTGGTGGCCAACCACCGAGGACCGGATGCTGATCGATCTGGAGAAGATCGGCACCACCCGCTACCGCTACCGCGGCGCGGTCATCCCCTCGCCCTGGCCGACCCCCGAGGAGGACACCACAGCAGCCTGA
- a CDS encoding Ig-like domain-containing protein, giving the protein MRRDLFNQAPTLKYNPTTTVQTGQTITGDLSATDPEHDKLTYTVTQAPQNGTVTIDQATGKFTYTPNDINYTAAQTDSFTVSVSDGNKLNLLNLFRPHSASTTADLTVLNPTVNRVIMNL; this is encoded by the coding sequence GTGCGCCGCGACCTGTTCAACCAAGCACCGACACTCAAATACAACCCCACCACAACCGTCCAAACCGGCCAGACCATCACCGGCGACCTCAGCGCAACCGACCCCGAACACGACAAACTCACCTACACCGTCACCCAAGCGCCCCAGAACGGCACCGTCACCATCGACCAAGCCACCGGCAAGTTCACCTACACCCCGAACGACATCAATTACACTGCAGCACAAACCGATTCATTCACCGTATCGGTCAGCGACGGCAACAAACTCAACCTGCTCAACCTGTTCCGGCCCCACAGCGCCAGCACCACGGCCGACCTCACCGTCCTCAACCCCACCGTCAACCGCGTCATCATGAACCTGTGA
- a CDS encoding IS3 family transposase (programmed frameshift) has protein sequence MPKKYDEEFKARAVRLVADHADEYDTRTACITAVAKRLGVSYESLRRWVAQGEVDAGDRAGVPSDTARELRELKRKNKELEETIEILKAATKFLRAGERPATPLICAFIAEHRARFGVASICRVLSEHGCQIAPRTFYAWLTRPPSARALWDTVITQVLAGYYEPDRAGRRKPESLYGAVKMWAHLQRQGIEVARCTVERLMRANGWRGVTRRKRVRTTIADPAAGRAPDLVDRQFRVPAPNKLLVADFTYVRLSSGVFVYTAFAIDAYAGRIVGWTCSAGKSDAFVRRAIRHAAELRRREGNPLSGRTIHHSDAGSQYTSVKFGETLALSGLVASIGSVGDAYDNALAETTIGLYKHEAIRDDSPFRHGPLHRLTDVELLTADWVNWYNTDRLMHRLGRIPPVEYEAVYYATNTAQSAAAHP, from the exons ATGCCGAAGAAGTACGACGAGGAGTTCAAGGCCCGGGCGGTGCGGTTGGTCGCTGACCATGCCGACGAATACGACACCCGCACGGCCTGCATCACTGCGGTCGCCAAGCGGTTGGGAGTTTCGTACGAATCGCTGCGACGATGGGTCGCCCAGGGCGAGGTCGATGCCGGGGATCGTGCCGGGGTGCCCAGCGATACCGCACGGGAGTTGCGCGAGCTCAAACGCAAGAACAAGGAGCTTGAGGAAACGATCGAAATCCTCAAGGCGGCAACAA AGTTTCTTCGCGCGGGAGAGCGACCCGCGACGCCGCTGATCTGTGCGTTCATCGCCGAGCATCGTGCTCGGTTCGGGGTCGCTTCGATCTGCCGCGTGCTGTCCGAGCATGGCTGCCAGATCGCCCCGAGAACCTTCTACGCCTGGCTCACCAGGCCCCCGTCCGCGCGGGCCTTGTGGGACACCGTGATCACGCAGGTGCTGGCCGGCTACTACGAACCTGACCGGGCGGGCCGGCGTAAACCGGAGTCGTTGTACGGCGCGGTCAAGATGTGGGCTCACCTGCAGCGCCAGGGCATCGAAGTGGCCCGTTGCACCGTCGAACGGTTGATGCGGGCCAACGGGTGGCGTGGGGTCACCCGGCGCAAGAGGGTCCGCACCACCATCGCTGACCCGGCGGCCGGGCGGGCACCGGACTTGGTGGACCGCCAGTTCCGCGTACCGGCACCCAACAAACTGCTGGTGGCCGATTTCACCTACGTCCGATTGTCGTCAGGAGTGTTCGTTTACACCGCGTTCGCCATCGACGCGTACGCCGGGCGGATCGTGGGCTGGACCTGCTCGGCCGGCAAGAGCGATGCATTCGTTCGGCGGGCGATCCGCCACGCCGCCGAACTCCGGCGTCGTGAAGGTAATCCGTTGTCCGGCAGAACTATTCACCACTCCGATGCGGGGTCTCAATACACGTCGGTGAAGTTCGGGGAAACCCTCGCACTATCGGGGTTGGTGGCATCGATCGGATCGGTCGGCGACGCCTACGATAACGCTCTGGCCGAAACCACGATCGGGCTCTACAAGCACGAAGCCATCCGCGATGACTCCCCGTTCCGGCATGGCCCGCTGCACCGGCTGACCGACGTGGAACTGCTCACCGCCGACTGGGTGAACTGGTACAACACCGACCGGCTCATGCATCGCCTGGGCCGCATCCCACCCGTCGAGTACGAGGCCGTCTACTACGCTACGAACACAGCCCAATCCGCGGCTGCACACCCATAA
- a CDS encoding TolB-like translocation protein — protein sequence MMRITFPRKKVCIKPGAVHLPAGMRPNTPRFSGDGKTIFFAATPPTGGRQEIYQIKVDGTGLDCMTCGASPEITAGLSRVVPFQDDSGRLMIQVGTTPNGYAVFESDANGKRLVPVVAPPSAARALDPLREMRISPDGKQVLFSQIQLGQGGNITAVPIVGTLTRTTNATTGAAEYHVDNAQVVYPVGEGKQWTPDGKSVIIIGGTYEAGNVDDIAVNLATGAVSRITANLEYDEDIDMSPNGQWIAVGSTRGYHALSPMDRIERPAFLPAYIQGSVYQAYAGTSDGVNVSNQEWAIALEDELKGENGIPLFVNNDGYTARSMASWNADGTAVTFWEANPTDSRIVVANLQYTTSVGPVAADRSTPDPAQYTWAHPLATYVPSAAPLPSTGSYAGPGGGTAVVSETPGATGHTIRTVTYTNYVNSQGMVLNGTESTDSTASQSTIRYVADITVTGTHTGYLTGDVNINKLTRTITSTDPTNPTPITSSLDGDKQVLLDPTDIADARANM from the coding sequence ATGATGCGAATTACCTTCCCTCGAAAGAAGGTGTGCATCAAACCCGGGGCGGTTCACCTGCCCGCCGGCATGAGGCCGAATACGCCGCGCTTCTCCGGTGACGGCAAGACCATCTTCTTCGCGGCCACACCGCCCACCGGTGGCCGCCAGGAGATCTACCAGATCAAGGTCGACGGCACCGGCCTCGACTGCATGACGTGTGGCGCATCGCCCGAAATCACTGCAGGCTTGTCCAGAGTTGTTCCCTTCCAGGATGATTCAGGCCGTCTCATGATTCAGGTCGGGACCACTCCCAACGGCTACGCCGTGTTCGAAAGCGATGCGAACGGCAAGCGGTTGGTGCCCGTGGTCGCGCCACCCTCAGCCGCGCGGGCACTCGACCCGCTGCGCGAGATGCGAATCTCACCCGACGGAAAGCAGGTACTGTTCAGCCAGATTCAATTGGGCCAGGGCGGCAATATCACTGCCGTACCGATCGTCGGGACGTTGACTCGCACGACGAATGCGACAACCGGCGCGGCCGAGTATCACGTCGACAACGCCCAGGTGGTCTATCCCGTAGGCGAGGGCAAACAGTGGACCCCGGACGGCAAGAGCGTGATCATCATCGGCGGCACCTATGAGGCCGGCAATGTCGACGACATCGCCGTCAACCTGGCCACTGGCGCCGTGTCCCGCATCACCGCCAACCTCGAATACGACGAAGACATCGACATGTCCCCCAATGGGCAGTGGATCGCGGTCGGCAGTACCCGCGGCTACCACGCATTGTCTCCGATGGACCGGATCGAACGACCGGCATTCCTGCCGGCGTACATCCAGGGCAGCGTCTATCAAGCGTATGCAGGAACCTCCGACGGAGTGAACGTCAGCAACCAGGAGTGGGCCATCGCGCTGGAGGATGAACTCAAGGGCGAGAACGGGATTCCCTTGTTCGTCAACAATGACGGCTACACGGCGCGCAGCATGGCGAGCTGGAACGCCGATGGCACCGCCGTGACGTTCTGGGAAGCAAATCCCACCGACTCCCGGATCGTGGTGGCCAATCTCCAGTACACGACAAGCGTCGGTCCGGTGGCCGCAGACCGGTCCACGCCCGATCCGGCGCAGTACACCTGGGCCCACCCGCTCGCCACCTACGTGCCCAGCGCAGCCCCGCTGCCGAGCACCGGAAGCTACGCGGGCCCCGGCGGGGGCACCGCGGTGGTCAGCGAGACTCCTGGTGCCACCGGTCACACCATCCGCACCGTGACGTACACCAACTACGTCAACAGCCAGGGAATGGTTCTCAACGGCACCGAATCAACGGACTCGACCGCGAGCCAATCCACCATCCGCTACGTCGCCGACATCACCGTCACGGGCACACATACCGGATATCTGACCGGCGATGTGAACATCAACAAGCTCACCCGCACCATCACTTCAACCGATCCGACCAACCCCACGCCCATCACCTCATCGCTCGACGGCGACAAGCAGGTGCTGCTCGACCCCACCGACATCGCCGACGCACGCGCCAACATGTAA
- a CDS encoding BglII/BstYI family type II restriction endonuclease — MDLTDSYTRVLPPHIRDRYEFIETRNAAAILAATNPQRFDELLAALHEFQLRTDDLVQPGGQETELAARLNTAFRNKGWREARVDTRIRLELRKMPHKPAGELHPILEDTEVFNEGYKVDNFVDRLALDVEWNAKDGNLDRDLSAYRALYDAALIDVAVIITRTQTDLRTLGYRLGIEAGMDDERARRILATTTTTNTEKLRPRMQRGDSGGCPLLAVAICARTWADHAPAQGEQEPTDDIGLWEA; from the coding sequence GTGGATCTGACGGACTCGTATACCCGCGTGCTGCCGCCGCACATCCGCGACCGGTACGAGTTCATCGAGACCCGCAACGCCGCCGCGATTCTGGCCGCCACCAACCCGCAGCGGTTCGACGAACTCCTCGCCGCCCTGCACGAATTCCAGCTCCGTACCGACGATCTCGTCCAACCCGGCGGCCAGGAGACCGAACTGGCGGCGCGGCTCAACACCGCGTTCCGCAACAAGGGATGGCGCGAGGCGCGCGTCGACACCCGAATCCGCCTGGAGCTGCGCAAGATGCCGCACAAGCCGGCCGGTGAACTGCACCCGATCCTCGAGGACACCGAGGTCTTCAACGAGGGCTACAAGGTCGACAACTTCGTCGACCGGCTGGCCCTCGACGTGGAGTGGAACGCCAAGGACGGCAACCTCGATCGCGATCTGAGCGCCTACCGCGCGCTGTACGACGCGGCACTGATCGACGTCGCCGTGATCATCACGCGCACCCAGACCGACCTGCGCACCCTGGGCTACCGGCTCGGCATCGAGGCCGGCATGGACGACGAGCGCGCCCGCCGCATCCTGGCCACCACAACCACCACCAACACCGAGAAGTTGCGGCCCCGCATGCAGCGCGGTGACAGCGGCGGCTGCCCGCTGCTGGCCGTCGCGATCTGCGCCCGCACCTGGGCCGACCACGCCCCGGCTCAGGGCGAGCAGGAACCCACAGACGACATCGGCCTCTGGGAGGCCTGA
- a CDS encoding MT-A70 family methyltransferase — translation MAKRSDQAGAESKAAPLRDIAAPPPLPTVDGGWKTVLADPPWRFTNRTGKVAPEHRRLDRYSTLDLDAICDIPVSTVAARDSHLYLWVPNALLPEGLRVMEAWGYRYVSNVIWAKRRKDGGPDGRGVGFYFRNVTEIILFGVRGSMRTLPHARSQVNMIETRKREHSRKPDEQYGFIEACSPGPYLELFARHPQPGWTAWGDESAADVTPRGQVHKGYAGGAIDVPPVTKHVRLDPTTAERIGKELRIRYENGESIRQLAEETGYGITRVRGLLERAGTTFRGRGPQ, via the coding sequence GTGGCGAAACGCAGCGACCAGGCCGGCGCCGAGTCGAAGGCCGCCCCCCTGCGCGATATCGCCGCGCCGCCGCCGCTGCCCACCGTCGACGGCGGCTGGAAGACCGTATTGGCCGATCCCCCTTGGCGTTTCACCAACCGGACCGGCAAGGTCGCGCCCGAGCACCGGCGCCTGGACCGCTACTCCACACTCGATCTCGACGCCATCTGCGACATCCCGGTGTCCACCGTCGCGGCGCGCGACTCACATCTGTACCTGTGGGTGCCCAACGCGCTCCTGCCCGAGGGGCTGCGCGTCATGGAGGCGTGGGGGTACCGCTACGTCTCCAACGTCATCTGGGCCAAGCGGCGCAAGGACGGCGGGCCCGACGGCCGCGGTGTCGGCTTCTACTTCCGCAACGTCACCGAGATCATCCTGTTCGGAGTGCGCGGCAGTATGCGCACGCTGCCGCACGCGCGCAGCCAGGTCAACATGATCGAGACCCGCAAGCGCGAGCATTCCCGCAAGCCCGACGAGCAGTACGGGTTCATCGAGGCCTGCTCGCCCGGACCGTACCTGGAACTGTTCGCGCGCCATCCGCAGCCGGGTTGGACCGCGTGGGGCGACGAGTCGGCCGCCGACGTCACGCCGCGCGGCCAGGTCCACAAGGGCTATGCCGGCGGGGCGATCGACGTGCCGCCCGTGACCAAGCACGTCCGGCTCGACCCGACGACGGCCGAACGCATCGGCAAGGAACTGCGCATCCGGTACGAGAACGGCGAGAGCATCCGCCAGCTCGCCGAGGAGACCGGCTACGGCATCACCCGGGTGCGTGGGCTGTTGGAGCGGGCCGGCACGACATTCCGCGGCCGCGGACCGCAATAA